TGTCCCCTGAGCAGAGACACAGCCCCAGAGCATGATGTCTCCACCTCCATCCTCTCCTCGATGCAGTGAGTCCTCCTGTCCCCTGAGCAGAGACACAGCCCCAGAGCATGATGTCTCCACCTCCGTCCTCTCCTCGATGCAGTGAGTCCTCCTGTCCCCTGAGCAGAGACACAGCCCCAGAGCATGATGTCTCCACCTCCATCCTCTCCTCGATGCAGTGAGTCCTCCTGTCCCCTGAGCAGGGACACAGCCCCAGAGCATAATGTCTCCACCTCCATCCTCTCCTCGATGCAGTGAGTCCTCCTGTCCCCTGAGCAGAGACACAGCCCCAGAGCATAATGTCTCCACCTCCATCCTCTCCTCGATGCAGTGAGTCCTCCTGTCCCCTGAGCAGAGACACAGCCCCAGAGCATGATGTCTCCACCTCCAGTCTCTCCTCGATGCAGTGAGTCCTCCTGTCCCCTGAGCAGAGACACAGCCCCAGAGCATGATGTCTCCACCTCCATCCTCTCCTCGATGCAGTGAGTCCTCCTGTCCCCTGAGCAGAGACACAGCCCCAGAGCATGATGTCTCCACCTCCATCCTCTCCTCGATGCAGTGAGTCCTCCTGTCCCCTGAGCAGAGACACAGCCCCAGAGCATGATGTCTCCACCTCCATCCTCTCCTCGATGCAGTGAGTCCTCCTGTCCCCTGAGCAGGGACACAGCCCCAGAGCATGATGTCTCCACCTCCATGCCTGACGGATGGTGTTCTGGAGTTATAGTCAGCATCtcttcctccaaacacgtcgtGTCGAATTGATGCCAAATATCTACATGTTGGTCTCATCTGACCACGTCACCTTCTCCCAAGCCTTCTCTGAATCATTTAATGTTCATAGACATACTTTCGGTGGCCCTTCATGTTCTTCTTGAGCAGGGCGTCTTCAGGCACTGCAGGAGTTGATCCATTATGGTGTCGTGTGCTACCAATAGCTTTCTTGGTGACtgtggtcccagctgccttgaGATCATTAACAAGTTGCTCCGTGTAGTTCTTGGCTGATCCCTCACCTTTCTCCTGATCATCAATACCCCACAGGGCGAGATCTTGTGTGGAGCCCCAGACCCAGGGCGATTGATGGTCATTTTGTCTTTCTTCCATTTCTGAATAATGGCACCAACAGTGGTCTCCTTCTCACCAAGCTGCTTTCTGATGGTCTTGTGGCCGATCCCAGCcttgtgcaggtctacaatctcACCCTGAGGTCCTTAGACAGATCTTTAGTCTTGCCCATGGTGGAGAGGCTGGaatctgattgattgattctttGGACAGGTGTCTGTTATACAGGTAACACGTTGATATTAATACTTTTTTAAAGGAAGAGGacttatttaatttgtttgtgGGAGCCCGAATTCTTGTTGGTTgcaaggggatcaaatacttatttcccacagttGGATGCAAATCAATTTttgtcttttatataatgtacatttctggattttctttttctctcactAGTCAAATAAACCCACTATTACAATTATAGACCGTTAATTTAtttgggtaccactttacaataagactacccttataaaggattcataaagggtttataattaggttattaatTAGGATGtagacactttattaatcattaagaaccatttataaaccagttctaacatcgttttcatacatcaacacaggctcactatttggcaagatgactgaGCCTTATGTTGGTTACCTAACCACCTGCTGTGGTTTATGGTGTAGTGGTTGCACCCCATATTACTCCGCACTCTCCTGTATGCCCTCCACTCATCACTCATGATGCTACTTCCTGACTTAACATTCCGTCTAATCAGAGGGACAAGGTGGCATCTTGATCGTTTCAACACTAGTCTCCGCCTTTTGTCTTTAACTCCCATCATTCCGAAGACCCATTTCTTCCTTCTCCAGGTATGTCCAAAGCATCCACGTGCAtactaacaacaaataaatCAGAACATCATCTTAGTTAACAACAAAATTTACACAAATTACAGTAAAAATCATCAATCATGTTTCAAAATGCCATACTTGTTTATTAGGTGCAGTGTATAACATCATTTAAGGATAATTATACAGTAATGGTCCATATTGATGATTTTTTTAAATTCTCTTGTACAAGAAAGCCCAGTCTATAATTGCTGAACATAGGAACTGGGTACAGTACCTTCTGACAGACACAAATACTCAAATGAAATAGTTTTACTTTATCAGCATTGgtattaccaatgcttactattTATTTGATAACAATTTGGttatacaattaataaaaataacCCGGTTTgagttcgttcttcagatatgACTgtcgtgtaagctcaataatgaatttcagctcaaccaaccatattgtaatatccaagtaatcatcttgaaatatgacattattatttgtaatatacacacatcttattgtgaggttgatttcacatacactacgccGCTCTTCAACACTACTTTGACGTCTACATAATCGAGCATAGCAAATTTAAAGTTACCTTCCGAATAAACtatctctctaagttacaaggattaccttattttaccaacctcaaacagaagccgttttttctacagtattatcccacttaacgcttaacacttctctattatgttttaacttggaggctacgattagcattgtTAGCACAGATGTATCTACAACtcgcttacatgctaacccaatcCTTAACATTCATTAATATTAGCTGATTAAAAACATAAGCACATAAATAAAGTACTCACATTTCACTTACAGTAAAACCGCatgcatgcaccgtctgttttaaccgcagaacgagtcacaatagtccgatataagcatgaagaatagTCCACGAGGCACCAGCACAACAAAGACGGCCAAGTTCAAGTTATGTTCCCCGGATGAGTTGAGCAGGCAGAGCCCCTGTAGCatcacagagctgctagcagagagacaggaagctAACAGCAGCAGTCACTGCCATGTGTGGTAGTAACTCATTAATACATGagaatgtgttttacactttacaataagactcccTTTTGGTAGTTAGAAATGTTAGTAACTCGTGAATAAATTAACAtaaagagatgccaagaaacatcaagatggaagggGGGAGAATccactcagtgaacaacagataccaaggatgctggctgatgaataagacgaagtaagctagatagccaatataaggcttagtcatcttgccaaatagtgagcctgtgttgatgtatggcaacgatgttagaactggtttttAATGAtatataaagtgtttacaacctaattaatgACCTAATTATagaccctttatgaatcctttataagggtagtcttatgtAAAGTGGTACCGGTATATTTATACAGAGCTCTTCCCTGTCCTCTCTCTGCAGGATGTCCTACACCGACTTCCTGCGTCACTACTCTCGGGTGGAGGTTTGCACTCTGACCCCTGACACCATCGACGACGACTCCGTCAAACACTGGAGTGTCACCAAGTTAGACGGCAGCTGGAGGAAAGGGTCCACCGCCGGAGGCTGCAGGAACCACCCCTGTGAGTACAGGACCCTAACCCTCTGTGACCCCCCAGACCATCTGTAACCCCTGTGAGTACAGGACCCTAACCCCCTGTGACCGCCAGACCCACTGTGACCCCCCAGACCCTCTGTGACCCCTGTGAGTACAGGACCCTAACCCCCTGTGACCCCTGTGGGTGCAGAACCCTAACCCCCTGTGACCGCCAGACCCACTGTGACCCCCCAGACCCTCTGTGACCCCTGTGAGTACAGAACCCTAACCCCCTGTGACCCCCCAGACCCTCTGTGACCCCCCAGACCCACTGTAACCCACTGAGTACAGGACTGACCCTTCAAGGCAAGTGTatctatatagcacctttcaacacaaggcaattcaaagtgctttacaaaaatggaagacattaagaaaatggcatttaaaatcagtcattaaaaataaaagctaataaaataaacattaaaagaaaaatacatggatacaagttacagtgcagtctcagatatgaatagttcaattaaaagcagcgacaaaaagaaaagtcttcttgctggatttgaaagtagtcgaGTTGCAgcgggagtttgttccagatatttggagcataataactgaacgctgcttctccatgtttagttctgactcagctgcagcttcctaatagatgttttagtgagacctgtgaagacaccattgcagtagtccagtctactgaagataaaagcatggacgcgtgtctccagatcctgctgtgacattagtcttttaatcctagatatgttctttaggtgatagcaggctgatttagtaactgctttaatgtgactgttgaagctcaggtcagagtccatgactacacctagatctctggctctatctgttggtttgaacattgcagactgaagctcagcgctaacttctatacgttctgccttggctccaaaaaccattacctcagttttatctttgtttaagtggagaaagttctgacacatccagtcattgatttgttcaatgcacttactcagtgtttgaattggagcatcgtctcctggtgaaatggttacgtaaatgtgtgtgtcatctgcatagctatggtaacttatgttgttgttcttcattatctgagccagtggtagcatgcagatgttaaagagaagaggccccaagatggagccttgaggaaccccacatgtcatatttgtcaactcagatgtgtatgtatctatagaaacaaagttgtttctgtcctttaggtaggattcaaaccaatttagaactgtttccgaaagtcccacccagtgttccagtcggtccagtaatatgctgtggtcaaccgTGTCAAACGCAGctctgagatctaataatactaacactgaagttctgccactgtctgtgtttaagtggatgtcattgaagacctttccaagagcagtctcagtgctgtggtttggaccaaagcctgactggaacacagtATGCAGCTgccacagtatttgggtggtctgtagatatttaggaacagagctcgagaggagcatttcagctgtagggccacatattcaaaagaagcaaagttcccataagatgtcttcctgcattgaagggaatcattgaacaaaatagcaaATCCACCCCCTTTcctatgcattctttcctgactcataaaactgaaGTTGTTTGGTGGGCGttgttgaggagcgggggtaaaggacatgctgccaaccctgcgtatcgccttagtttggtctttgaactccaggatGGAATTGGTGCCCTTCACTGTAACCCCTGTGAGTACAGGACTAACCCCTCACTGTAACAGGACGTGGTCCTCCTCACTGTAAACGCTGGGTTTGACACCTCTCGATCAGATGTGGGTATTTCTGTGGAAGTAGGAGGTTTAAAGAGTTCTCACTGTGGTTTCTCCTATGCAGACTCGTTCTGGATGAATCCTCAGATAGTGATCAAgttggaggaggaggacgacgaCCCGGATGATGGAGAAGTGGGCTGCAGTTTTGTCGTCGGTCTGATCCAGAAGAACCGCAGGAAGCTCCGGAAACAAGGAGAGGACATGCACACCGTCGGGTTTGCCATCTATGATGTGAGAACTGATCACTTCATGATCAGATCAAGAAATAAGCATCTAAAGGATTCAGAGATTTATCTACAGATCCCGGTCCTAACGTACCCTTGCCTTGTTTTCTGTTTTGCTCCAGCTTCCCAAACAGGTGAGCTCTGGACCCAAACATCTCCTCTGGTTTAATGTGAAAGAAAGAATCTCACGGTCGGGAGCCGCATTCTGGATCATCTGCAGTTTTATTGGGACCGCCTGAGAATACGAAGTTACAATAGTCCAGACTAGAAGTGACTACCACCACAAAGTGTTGAGATGTTTGTAGTGTTACGTAGAAAAGACAGTCCTTGACCGTCCAGATTACTGACTGCTGTGCTGCAGGCAGGATTAATGCCATACAGAGTAAATACATCTGTAGATAAATTGTTCCAGCGGGTTTTTATGTCGGTAACATTTAAGAGGTCTTCTGTTATAAAATAACAGACTAGAGCTGTGTGAGACATCTTTAAAACCTGATGAAGGACTAGAGAGATGATGAGCAGGAAGTGTCGGTTAGGACCTGATATATGAAATTAGAGGTGATGAAAGGTTTTAAAGACGATGCTCATTGGCTGTTCCACCTGCCCCCGCCCAGTTCTACGGACAGAGGGAGGTACACCTGGACAAGAACTTCTTCCTGACCCACGCCCAGACCGCCAAGTCCGAGACTTTCACCAACCAGCGGGAGGTCAGCACCCGCTTCAAGCTGCCGCCAGGGGAGTACCTGATCGTCCCGTCCACCTTCGAACCGCACCTCAACGGAGACTTCTGCGTCCGGGTGTTTTCCGAGAAGCAGGCTGAGACCCTGTAAGACCCCAGACCCCCATGGTGTCCGTTAGAGACCCCCATGGTGTCCGTTAGAGACCCCCATGGTGCCTGTTAGAGACCCACATCCATGTCCGTTAGAGACCCCCATGGTGTCCGTCAGAGACCCCCATTGTGTCCGTTAGAGACCCCCATGGTGTCCGTTAGAAACCCCCATGGTGCCTGTTAGAGACCCCCATGGTGCGCTTTAGAGACCCCCATGGTGTCCGTTAGAGACCCCCATGGTGTCCGTTAGAAACCCCCATGGTGCCTGTTAGAGACCCCCATTGTGTCCGTTAGAGACCCCCATGGTGTCCGTTAGAAACCCCCATGGTGTCCGTTAGAAACCCCCATGGTGTCCGTTAGAGACCCCCATGGTGCCTGTTAGAGACCCCCATGGTGCCTGTTAGAGACCCCCATGGTGTCCGTTAGAGACCCCCATGGTGCCTGTTAGAGACCCCCATGGTGTCCGTTAGAGACTCCCATTGTGTCCGTTAGAGACCCCCATGGTGTCCGTTAGAGACCCCCATGGTGCCTGTTAGAGACCCCCATTGTGTCCGATAGAGACCCCCATGGTGCCTGTTAGAGACCCCCATGGTGCCTGTTACCATAACCCCTAATCCTGTCTTCTGTCTGCAGACCCTGTGACGACCCGGTGAGCGCTGAACTTGAAGATGTGAGTCTACAGTTTTGTGTCTTATCTCagttttttatataaaatatttgaTTTCAGGCTCTTCATTCTATTCAGAGGCatctttcaaagcacccaaggacaccttacaaatCCTAAAATATTTTAAGGAAAagtttaagacagtacaaaagGACCGTAACAGGGAACATGTAGCACTACAGTGAGTCAGCTGATCTGAGGGGTTTTGAGGAGGGACTTGAATGTGGTGATTGGTTATTGCTGCAGATCTTTTGTTATTTGTATAAGTTAGGGTCTAGAAAGCCTAACTTTATAACAAATCTATATCAGAGGGACTGCTGTCATTAAGAGCAGAGCAGGATGAACCGAATCCAGGATGTAAAAATGTTCAAGAGAAAAAGCCTTTAATGGCAGGAAATCAGCAGAGCAGGGCAAAACTAAACTCTCAATAGGACAATGAACACTTCCGTTCCACACATGACGGACAAGGAAAGAGGAAACCAGAACTGAAATACATGCAGGACCAATCACAGCACATAGCTGGTGAGGAAAAACAGAAAGGCATCAGGTTAACACAATCAGGTGATCCATCAGGAGTGGGAAACACATAGTGAGGAAGTACACACAGATACGACAGAGGGGGTGGAGACTCAAAATAAACAGGAAACACCTCTGAAataaccatggatgtataataagaactggatacagcgtgggaggcggggcctcattcattcctatgagagttgctcattagcgcatgatgataaaatggcccaacttttgagagagcgaaacatcacagattacccggcatgcctgagaagtacccgtatgtgcgctcatagcgcatgcgcaactttaaccaacatgctcgttcacatcaagcacgtcaatttgcgtacacgtaacagcaccgtgcgctcatgacagcatggtaatgaatTGTTGTTatcatggatttgatattaacgaggcggcagttagcagctagcggctagctagtaatgatgctaatgtacacatcaatcgttatgtaggcctacttatattacgttgtaacaggatctagtgatatccaagcaacagagcttcattttgcatgaaataattattgcactgtatatatatatatatatatacacacacagtgcaataagcttcttaaTGCAATacgaagctacagggacgttaaactaacgtcggtaatattaactttatttaatacaacatttacgggacaagatttaatcatacagcccatgtagtataatattttacaaatgatgaattacagcaaacatgtgcaatatatccattattacagctccgtgggcagtaaggcgatatgggtccgttcttattgtgcatccatgggtaaagagaaacgcatgtagtgctgaacacgtcacatgaacgtgccgggcggcgcagtcccgtgggttagatgcgcgttcataatgcagaggaaaATAACTCTTAGAATAACATTataagcacatttttacaacttaaggaacgaatgtttttaataagggctatacaaacgttcatactgggtcgtttatttagtttaaaaaaaattatccaagatttacagaccactctttccccatgtaagtcaatgggaaaaagtgtttccaggcctggcaaccaaacggatgtgcagtaccgccttttggccaccacgaatattttcatctgagtccggcgcacttcctgggggcttggaaaTAACCCAGGACCAGGACTCAGGAACCTTTGGGTTAGAGGAGAGAACAGACATTATGAATGAGAAATATTTTATTCAATAAGGTATTTAATTTAGTGATAACAACTTTGGAAACAGTATTTTCTGTTGTATATTACTGTGTTTATAACGTTTGTATGTCTAGTACTGAGTTCATAAAGTTTTTATGTCTAGTACTGTATAAATAATGTTTATTGTTGCCGTGGGGATTGTGTGCAGGAGACAGTGTCGGATGAGGAAGTGGATTCAGGATTCAGAGGCCTATTCACCAAACTCGCTGGGGACGTAAGTATGacatcacttcctgtgtggtgggAACATGGACATATGCTacatgctaacagctaacagcatgCTTGATTTCTCCAATGAAATGTATGAAAATATAGATTAAACATCAGTCTCAAAGTAAATGAAAACTCTTCCAGGACATGGAGATCTCTGCGGTGGAACTGAGGACCATCATGAACAAGATCGTCTCCAAACGTGAGTGTCAACTTCCTGTCACCTGATCACCATTATCTTCAACTTCCTGTCACCTGATCCCCATTATCTTCAACTTCCTGTCACCTGATCCCCATTATCTTCAACTTCCTGTTACTTGATCACCATTATCTTCAACTTCCTGTCACCTGATCCCCATTATCTTTAACTTCCTGTCACTTGATCACCATTATCTTCAACTTCCTGTCACCTGATCCCCATTATCTTCAACTTCCTATCGCCTGATCTCCATTCTCTAACTTCCTGTCTGTTGTCCACAGGGACGGACATAAAGACAGACGGCTTCAGCATGGAGACGTCCAGGATCATGGTGAACCTGATGGACGTATCCTTTAaaccaggggtactcaaatacaaatgttaAAGGTCCAAACCATTTTTTTCAagaagacaaaggtccgtttattacggtcattcaaacttttaaacaattgcaacaagattcttaacacgaggttgcaaaaacaaaagtaatcTGTAAgcaacagttttcattgttattgtgtctgtgcttgaccctcagagtcgcagtgtaagagctgcagttatgaataaaggcagctgcaccctctttcattcagcattcccattagtgctttataaatgtctttccccttgtgtgtccactgaggttcctcaggcccaacacatcttcaactaactccccctttgcctcatcataaaaactcacagacaccagcaactgagcatggtgtcagtggactcatccacagctaaggaaatgcactgtgcattttttattccatcacaaagctgatgaatcaaatcaccagccagtgtttatgttcttctggttgctgtggaatctgagagggggttTGCTTGAtctgacctgttatttcctctttgtgtttgccttcaacctggtctccatcacttcagtcatgcattcttttatactgcagttattatccagtggaaagtccttacctgctggcctagttcaatcaaagtggttacttttctttggctgggcagtgtagttttacacaccgtcttatttgacattctcaggacttaaaactgtttttttggggcagaccccctcaaagaaaaaaatatatttacacacgtaaggtcatcatcttaatagttgtatatgctcatccgtgagcagagcatcacgttgacatgtctattacagctgaatgcggcgattaccatcttgcAACActgattaagatcaacagcttcagtgcgttttgattcaatgctgagtacagccacactgacagtctcttctctgtcagtgtagaccgcaaaatacctcattccttcagtgcttgggtccgaatgcttctcgttttgcaccgtcccgttcaaatgaaatcgccgccaatcatatgtccacgcttGTGCCAGGCCCAGGCcaggggaggggttacaagacgtgcgtcttgtgctgcattcacttgcacttggacattagagactttctctcataaatgtccgatgagccacaacttttctttcaaaacaaagctgccaactggggtggcaaggcctatttttagggtggcagttgccaccccatgccaccccggtaggtgaaactataggctactagctacagtacagatgcaactagatgagctgttaactctcgctctgacttttttatttttttaaactctcgctctgacaGGTTGAAACACGCATTTTCCCACCCGCATTCCGTGAAGACCCACCCTACTGTGCCTCTGATTCGCAGACTGTTGGTGGGGGAAAAACCGCTGACGGGatgctgaatgtgattggaccaTAGGGATTGgaccaatcacagacacacacagacagtgcaACAGTCGGACATGCAGGGCGCTGTTTGCAGTGGACATAGCGGAGCATTTTGACTCGTTgtgttgtggcgatgtctcgcagataacacag
The window above is part of the Pseudochaenichthys georgianus unplaced genomic scaffold, fPseGeo1.2 scaffold_2282_arrow_ctg1, whole genome shotgun sequence genome. Proteins encoded here:
- the LOC117441997 gene encoding calpain-2 catalytic subunit-like; translated protein: SVEWKNVQGDCPHANAEDGEFWMSYTDFLRHYSRVEVCTLTPDTIDDDSVKHWSVTKLDGSWRKGSTAGGCRNHPYSFWMNPQIVIKLEEEDDDPDDGEVGCSFVVGLIQKNRRKLRKQGEDMHTVGFAIYDLPKQFYGQREVHLDKNFFLTHAQTAKSETFTNQREVSTRFKLPPGEYLIVPSTFEPHLNGDFCVRVFSEKQAETLPCDDPVSAELEDETVSDEEVDSGFRGLFTKLAGDDMEISAVELRTIMNKIVSKRTDIKTDGFSMETSRIMVNLMDDSDNGRLGLGEFATLWKKVQRYLTIYKQNDMDNSGTMSTPEMRVAFKDAGFSLNNTIYQLLVARYSDPDMTIDFDNFVGCLMRLEMMFKIFKKLDPHESGSIELDFNAWINFSMI